TTTTCTTACTAAACACTCCCAAAAGGCAAAAACATTAACAAAAACCCAAATACTAAATCACGCTTGGCTTGCATTTGTCTCTCTCTAATTATTAACCCATACAAATTTGCTTTAATAAAACCCAATTaatacctctctctctctctccgttTCCCAAACACCCACCACTATCCATATTCCATGTGAAGACTTTGACAAAAATGGCCACTCCAAAGGCCATGCTTTAAATCCAGTCCTTGTCACATCCAATACCATGCATGAAAGTTTAAATACCGCTAACCTTTATTTTTGCCTTCCAACTATGTTCATTTCTTACTCTCACTTCCAAAAAAAAGCATTGATCCTTCTCTGTCGTTGGCCATGACACATCTGAACCCAACACTTTCTCTCCTACTACTCCTATTCTTATCTTCTTTGTGGGTTTTTCTTGCCGCGGCCTCACTTGCCGGAGACTCCGAAATTTTGATTCGGGTCAAGAATGCCCAACTCGAAGACCCTAATGGAGCTCTCGACGGTTGGGTTCCCAACACCGACCATAATCCCTGCAACTGGACGGGAATCACTTGTGACCGTAACCCTCTCGCCGTAGTTTCGGTAAATCTAACCGGAACCGGAGTCCGGGGTGAATTTCCGGCTGGGTTTTGTCGGGTTCGGACACTCCGGAATCTGATTCTTTCGGATAACGAAATCAATGGGACTCTGTCTTCTCGGGCACTCTTGTTATGCTCTCACCTCCAATACCTCGACCTCAGTAGAAACCTCCTCGTCGGGCAATTGCCAGAGTTCTCGCCGGAATTTAGCAAGTTACGATATCTCGACCTGTCGGCCAATAACTTTTCCGGCAAAATTTCAGCAAGTTTTGGCCTCCTTTCGTCTCTGACAGTGCTTCTTTTGTCTTCAAACTTTCTCACTGGCCCGATTCCATCTTCTTTAGGAAATCTCAGCGAGTTAACTGTTTTGGCTATTGGTTATAATAGCCTGAACCAGAGTTCTCTGCCGCCAGAGATCGGGAAATTGACCAAGCTCGAGGATCTTTTCATGCCGTTGTCTGATCTCTCCGGGAGCATACCAGAGACCATTGGGAATCTCGTTCAGCTGAAGAAATTTGATGTATCACAAAATCAACTATATGGAAAAATCCCAGAAACCATCGGAGGAATGAAAAATATTAAGCAGATTGAACTTTTTGGTAATAGATTATCCGGCGAGTTGCCTGTAAGCATGGGGAACTTGAGTTCTTTGCTTATGTTAGATGTATCTCAGAACTCTCTCACGGGAAAATTACCAGACGAGGTTGCAGCACTGCGTTTGACATCTTTAAATCTGAACGATAATTTTTTCGAAGGAGAAGTGCCTGAAAGTTTAGCCTCCAATCAATATCTTGAGCAGTTGAAGATCTTTAACAATAGTTTTTCAGGTAACCTGCCAGAGAATCTTGGCAGAAACTCCAGCTTGACGGAAATCGATTTCTCTACGAACAACTTCACCGGAGAGTTGCCTAAGTACCTCTGTGATAGTAAAAAGCTCGTGAGCCTTGTCGCCTTCGGCAACAAATTATCGGGAAATTTTCCGACTACTCTAAGTGAATGTACTTCTTTAAATTACTTACGGATTGAAGACAATGATTTTTCCGGCCAATTTCCTGCCGGAATTTGGGGTCTTCCCAAACTTTATTTCCTCAAACTTGCTCACAACAGATTTGAAGGCCATGTTTCTTCTTCCATCTCTGGCGCCTACAATCTTTCCACACTGTTGATTTCCGGCAACAAATTTTCTGGCCAGTTACCCGCGGCTATTTGTAAAGTAAGTCGACTCGTGAGTTTATCAGTGGATAACAATCAGTTCTCCGGTGATTTACCTCTCTGTATTACGGAGCTTAGAAAGTTACAAAAACTTGTAATGGCGGAGAACATGTTCACCGGGAAAATACCCAGTTCAGTGAGTTCGTGGACCGAGTTAGTTGAGCTTAACCTGTCCAAAAACCGAATTTTTGGCGAAATCCCGCCGGAGTTGGGTTCTTTACCGGTTCTGAACTATCTCGACCTTTCTGAAAACCTCCTCAGTGGTGAGATTCCGACAGAGTTGACCAAGCTGAGACTCAACGAGTTCAACCTCTCGAACAACAGACTATACGGAGAAGTTCCTTCGGGTTTTACACAAGTCCAATTCATTTTGAGTCTATCCGGAAACCCCGATCTCTGTAGCCCGAATTCCAAACAATTCCCTCCATGCTCCAGACCCAAACCCGCCACCCTATACGTCGTCGTAATACTCTCCATCTGTGCCGCTCTCTTAATCGGGTCACTCCTCTGGTACGTCAGGAAAAAAATGGCAGTATTCGGACCCAAACCCAAAAGGCTCTGCAAACTTACCACATTCCAACGGATCGGATTGAACGAAGAGGAAGTGATAGTGCCACTAACAGAAGATAAGTTAATCGGGTCGGGTGGTTCGGGTCGGGTATACAAAGTGAAGCTTAAAACGGGTGAAACCGTGGCTGTTAAGAAACTCTGGAATGGGGAGAAGAAAGAAGATACGGAAAAAATATTTGAGTCGGAAATAGAGACTTTGGGTCGGATCCGGCATGGCAATATAGTAAAATTGCTGTTTAGTTGTAGCGGTGAGGATAACAGAATTTTGGGGTACGAGTACATGGAGAATGGAAGTTTGGGTGACGTGTTACACGAAGAGAAGTGCGGAAGTCTATTGGATTGGCCACGACGGCTCACGATAGCACAGGGAGCCGCACAGGGCTTAGCTTACCTTCACCACGACTGCGAGCCGGCTATCGTACACCGTGATGTGAAGAGTAACAACATATTGTTGGACGGGGAGTTCAGGCCCCGTGTGGCAGATTTCGGACTGGCTAAGTCTCTTCAACGCCACGTGGCCGGCCATGAAGCCAATGGTGCCATGTCACGTGTTGCTGGGTCCTACGGCTACATTGCGCCTGGTGAGTTTTGTTTTGTCATTTTCTAGATTACACATtctgcttttttttttcctttatataATAATAGTCTCCACACTCGTTAATATCGTCAAAAacgttttttatttatttatttattttaatgttagGGTGTGGATAGGGTAGTTATCACTTTAATATGAGATTGTTCCTTAATATTAtgttagttaaaaaaaaatcttaaataaacgttttttttttacttttttaccgTTACTAAAAAGCactcaaattttgaaaaataggatttttaaaatttcataattacaaaaaacataactttaaaaagaacaactaaaaaataatttgaaaacttCTCATTAAACCAACTAAACATCAACAATAAAATTCTAAAAACAATTGACTtgaaaacaacataaaaaataaaaaaaatgtaaaaatttaaaattgtaaaaatttccttaaattagtaaaatttaaaaaatataattttaaaaaaaaaatcaaaactttaattactttttttttactatttttttttttgacaaacaTAACTTTAAAGtttttacttatatatatattattgaacATGCATTACTACCCATTAATTTCTTTTTTGTTTGGATGTCAATTCATAATTATTTTAGTAGAGTAAGAGACTCAAAAGAGtccatttatatatttatagctATACAATAATTAACACGAGTGTACGTGGAGGCAGCCTAGTTGAATAGTACACCACATAAGTTAGAATGGGAGTTTGGTCAATGTAGATTTCTACAATATTTTATGACCAATATTCTAACCACTAATCCAAATGAACTTTATAATGAAATATATGTGCAGAGTATGCTTACACTTTGAAAGTGAACGAGAAGAGTGATGTGTACAGTTTTGGAGTTGTGCTATTGGAACTAATCACAGGGAAGAGACCCAACGACTCTTCCTTTGGGGAGAACAAGGACATAGTGAAGTGGGTAACGGAGGTCACTTTATCTTTGTCATCATCACCTCAAGAAGAAGATACTACAAGCCATGATGTTTCAGGGACTAGTAGTAGTCCTTGGAAATTTTTTGACCGACTTGTTGACCCAAGGATGGATTTAACCACAAGTGATTATGAAGAGATTGAGAAGATTTTGGATGTGGCACTTATGTGTACCTCTAAGATTCCCCTTAATAGACCCTCCATGAGAAAGGTGGTGGAATTGCTCAAAGTCAAGGACCAGAAATGGGCTCCAAAACCATGGAACTAATTAATACAATAGTAGTACAGTTTGGTGAATGAAATAGGAAAAAGAAGTTTTTCACCATCTTGTAATTATTCGGATTAGTCATTCAGTTTATGTTTGATTAGAAGAACTGCACAAAGTTTAGTCTGAAATTAGACagactttgttttttttttttttgatgtaaAATATGTTTTCGGAGTGAGAATTTGATGGAAACTAGAACCACTCGttacataatcatataaattatTGTTATCTCCTAGAGAACATGAATTTCACTTTTTTCCTTCGTTAATTCTTATGTTGCTTTATACATCCTGTTTGTCCAAAGAGATAAGCAACAACGTGGGTAATTTGGTATTTTTTAATTGGTCGATAGACTTGGTATTTTTTAATTGGTGGATGGACTATATAGTTGATTGCTTATTAATTTTTCAATCCAACagtcaattaaaaaaaatactaaatcaaATAGAGTTAAAATTGCTATGAGTTAGAGATAGAGACtacaaacaagaaaaaaaaactctacTTATAATTTGTTGAAGATTGTCATTGTTCCTTTTTCTTCATTCTTTCACATTTGTAATATACTATGCTACCTTTGGAGTGTGGATTTATAAGTGGCTATAAATCTATATATCCAAAGCTTCAACCTCCACCCATAACATAATATTAATTGTTGTCAGTTATATACAACTTATATCTAACCATCTccatattatattttttagtttaacTCAACTAGTATACCCAATTAGATTTCATAGACTTGTCACGGGGATATACCAACTGTAGGAAAACTCTTATGTTTTTTGTGGTCAAGATTCTTATAATGTAATCAACAATGACATAAATAATTGCAATAACTAGTATATCATATTAGCTATATGGAAAGGTTAGTAATCAAAAGTTAAATGCAAAAAAATATAAGGAAGAACACCCGGAAATTTTATACAGGTTTGAACCAGATCAATCTGGCCTACATCCTATTTGATCCACTATCACTATCATCAATTGATGCAATCTCTGAATACAATTACAGTTGAGAATAAGCACTTCCAGGACTCCCAAGAACTTTTCTTTCTCTAAGGTTCTAATCTCAAATACTTTCTAACAGTTGTGTTTTTCTCAGTCCTCACAACACACATGCTCAAATTCTCTTTATCTgtattctctctttctctcaatacaaCTTATTTCTTTTTCACTTTTTTTCACacactttaaaatgaaagacaacaatatatatatatataggctgcCAAGTTAGTTGACAACTAATACAATTAGGTTAGTTAGGATTTGTTGGAAAGATCTCCACAAATTCCACctcttttctt
The genomic region above belongs to Humulus lupulus chromosome 1, drHumLupu1.1, whole genome shotgun sequence and contains:
- the LOC133807104 gene encoding LRR receptor-like serine/threonine-protein kinase HSL2, translated to MTHLNPTLSLLLLLFLSSLWVFLAAASLAGDSEILIRVKNAQLEDPNGALDGWVPNTDHNPCNWTGITCDRNPLAVVSVNLTGTGVRGEFPAGFCRVRTLRNLILSDNEINGTLSSRALLLCSHLQYLDLSRNLLVGQLPEFSPEFSKLRYLDLSANNFSGKISASFGLLSSLTVLLLSSNFLTGPIPSSLGNLSELTVLAIGYNSLNQSSLPPEIGKLTKLEDLFMPLSDLSGSIPETIGNLVQLKKFDVSQNQLYGKIPETIGGMKNIKQIELFGNRLSGELPVSMGNLSSLLMLDVSQNSLTGKLPDEVAALRLTSLNLNDNFFEGEVPESLASNQYLEQLKIFNNSFSGNLPENLGRNSSLTEIDFSTNNFTGELPKYLCDSKKLVSLVAFGNKLSGNFPTTLSECTSLNYLRIEDNDFSGQFPAGIWGLPKLYFLKLAHNRFEGHVSSSISGAYNLSTLLISGNKFSGQLPAAICKVSRLVSLSVDNNQFSGDLPLCITELRKLQKLVMAENMFTGKIPSSVSSWTELVELNLSKNRIFGEIPPELGSLPVLNYLDLSENLLSGEIPTELTKLRLNEFNLSNNRLYGEVPSGFTQVQFILSLSGNPDLCSPNSKQFPPCSRPKPATLYVVVILSICAALLIGSLLWYVRKKMAVFGPKPKRLCKLTTFQRIGLNEEEVIVPLTEDKLIGSGGSGRVYKVKLKTGETVAVKKLWNGEKKEDTEKIFESEIETLGRIRHGNIVKLLFSCSGEDNRILGYEYMENGSLGDVLHEEKCGSLLDWPRRLTIAQGAAQGLAYLHHDCEPAIVHRDVKSNNILLDGEFRPRVADFGLAKSLQRHVAGHEANGAMSRVAGSYGYIAPEYAYTLKVNEKSDVYSFGVVLLELITGKRPNDSSFGENKDIVKWVTEVTLSLSSSPQEEDTTSHDVSGTSSSPWKFFDRLVDPRMDLTTSDYEEIEKILDVALMCTSKIPLNRPSMRKVVELLKVKDQKWAPKPWN